A region of Gammaproteobacteria bacterium DNA encodes the following proteins:
- the trxC gene encoding thioredoxin TrxC, translating to MSGRILVCPHCLKLNRVPEARLAESPRCGSCHEPLFGGHPLELTPQTLQRFIAKEEIPLLVDFWAPWCAPCRVMAPAFEQAARELEPRVRLGKLDTEAHQQPAAEYGIRGIPTLILFAGGREKARVSGAMDAGQLRQWVSQQL from the coding sequence GTGAGTGGGCGGATTCTCGTCTGCCCGCATTGTCTGAAGCTCAACCGGGTCCCCGAGGCGCGGCTGGCGGAATCGCCGCGTTGCGGCAGCTGCCACGAACCGCTGTTCGGCGGCCATCCCCTGGAACTGACCCCGCAGACGCTGCAGCGGTTTATCGCCAAGGAGGAAATCCCGCTGCTGGTCGACTTCTGGGCGCCCTGGTGCGCACCCTGCCGCGTGATGGCACCGGCCTTCGAGCAGGCCGCGCGGGAACTCGAACCGCGAGTCAGACTGGGCAAGCTTGATACCGAGGCCCATCAACAGCCTGCCGCCGAATACGGCATACGCGGCATTCCGACCCTTATTCTGTTCGCCGGCGGGCGTGAGAAGGCGCGCGTCTCCGGCGCCATGGACGCCGGACAGCTGCGGCAATGGGTGAGCCAGCAACTCTGA
- the secB gene encoding protein-export chaperone SecB: MTDQTTAQEFTIQKIYLKDASVEVPNAPQVFTNEWQPESNLELNTESQKIEDGIYDVTLTLTVTTKNAGNTAFLVEVKQAGVFSARGFDEEQMGHMMGSFCPNILFPYAREAVSSLSVRAGFPDLQLAPINFDALYAQHLENQGEGNPPATSDPETGATH; this comes from the coding sequence ATGACTGACCAGACCACAGCCCAGGAATTCACCATCCAGAAAATCTATCTCAAGGACGCCTCGGTCGAGGTGCCCAACGCGCCGCAGGTCTTTACCAACGAGTGGCAGCCGGAAAGCAATCTGGAACTGAACACCGAGAGCCAGAAGATCGAAGACGGCATTTACGATGTGACCCTCACCCTGACCGTCACCACCAAGAACGCCGGCAACACGGCCTTCCTGGTGGAGGTCAAACAGGCCGGCGTGTTCAGCGCGCGCGGCTTCGACGAGGAGCAGATGGGGCACATGATGGGCAGCTTCTGCCCGAACATCCTGTTCCCCTACGCCCGCGAGGCCGTCTCCAGCCTGTCGGTGCGCGCCGGCTTCCCGGACCTGCAGCTCGCGCCCATCAATTTCGACGCCCTTTACGCCCAGCACCTGGAGAACCAGGGAGAGGGCAACCCGCCCGCCACGTCGGACCCCGAAACGGGGGCTACGCACTAA
- a CDS encoding NAD(P)-dependent glycerol-3-phosphate dehydrogenase — MPGSAIAVLGAGSWGTSLAVHLARNGHAVHLWDRKPEAVEAMSRTRTNARYLPNIEFPPTLTPTADLEAVCAACDDLLIAVPSKAFRGFLKTLQPHLRPTARLIWATKGLEVESGKFLHQVLEEELGVSRPYAVISGPSFAWEVACGLPTAITVAGGNAAFCREVATILHSETFRAYTSDDLIGVQLGGALKNVMAIAAGISDGLGFGANARAALVTRGLAEMVRLGDRLGARAETLMGLSGLGDLVLTCTDDQSRNRRLGLALGQGKALESALRDIGQAVEGAVTAKVVMRLAGGTEVELPISQQVFRVLYEGIAPRAAVSELLGRDLKPELG; from the coding sequence ATGCCTGGATCCGCCATCGCCGTTCTCGGGGCAGGGTCCTGGGGCACGTCACTGGCCGTGCACCTGGCGCGCAACGGGCATGCCGTCCATTTGTGGGACCGCAAGCCCGAGGCCGTCGAGGCCATGTCGCGTACCCGGACCAATGCCCGTTACCTGCCGAACATCGAGTTCCCGCCGACGCTGACGCCCACCGCGGACCTCGAGGCGGTTTGCGCCGCGTGCGACGACCTGCTGATCGCGGTGCCGAGCAAGGCCTTTCGCGGCTTTCTGAAAACTCTGCAGCCTCATCTGCGTCCCACCGCACGGCTCATCTGGGCCACCAAGGGGCTGGAGGTGGAGAGCGGCAAGTTTTTGCACCAGGTACTGGAGGAAGAGTTGGGCGTGTCCCGGCCCTATGCCGTGATTTCCGGGCCCTCCTTCGCCTGGGAGGTGGCCTGCGGCCTGCCGACCGCCATTACGGTGGCCGGCGGCAACGCCGCGTTTTGCCGCGAGGTGGCCACCATCCTGCACAGCGAGACCTTCCGCGCCTATACCAGCGACGACCTGATCGGGGTACAGCTCGGCGGTGCGCTGAAGAACGTCATGGCGATCGCCGCCGGCATTTCCGACGGTCTGGGCTTCGGGGCGAATGCCCGCGCCGCCCTCGTGACGCGCGGTCTGGCCGAGATGGTGCGGCTGGGAGACCGGCTCGGCGCGCGGGCCGAGACCCTCATGGGGCTGTCCGGCCTGGGCGATCTGGTGCTGACCTGCACCGACGACCAGTCGCGCAATCGCCGGCTCGGCCTGGCGCTCGGCCAGGGCAAGGCGCTGGAAAGCGCGCTGCGCGACATCGGCCAGGCGGTGGAGGGTGCGGTAACCGCCAAGGTCGTCATGCGCCTGGCCGGCGGCACCGAAGTGGAACTGCCGATCTCGCAACAGGTCTTTCGCGTCCTCTATGAAGGAATCGCGCCACGCGCCGCGGTCAGCGAACTGCTGGGCCGCGATCTCAAACCGGAACTCGGTTAG
- a CDS encoding tRNA (cytidine(34)-2'-O)-methyltransferase produces the protein MFHVVLFEPEIPPNTGNIIRLCANTGSHLHLIRPLGFELDDRRLKRAGLDYREWARMRVHDTLDDFLESVAPPRVYALSTHATRSYAETSYAPGDALLFGPETRGLPAEVRVRFAEGLRRIPMVAESRSLNLSNAATAVLYEAWRQNGFAGAG, from the coding sequence ATGTTTCACGTGGTCTTGTTCGAGCCGGAAATCCCGCCCAACACCGGCAACATCATCCGCCTGTGCGCAAACACCGGGAGCCATTTGCATCTGATCCGCCCGCTCGGTTTCGAACTCGACGACCGGCGTCTCAAACGGGCGGGGCTGGATTACCGAGAGTGGGCGCGCATGCGGGTGCACGACACGCTGGATGACTTTCTGGAAAGCGTCGCGCCACCCCGTGTGTATGCGCTGAGCACCCATGCCACGCGGTCCTATGCCGAGACAAGCTATGCGCCGGGGGACGCCCTGCTGTTCGGACCCGAGACGCGCGGGCTGCCGGCTGAGGTGCGGGTACGCTTTGCGGAGGGATTGCGGCGGATCCCGATGGTCGCGGAAAGCCGCAGCCTGAACCTGTCGAACGCGGCGACGGCCGTGCTCTACGAGGCCTGGCGGCAGAACGGATTTGCAGGGGCTGGTTAG